CGCGCCCATCTTTTCGAGCACACTGAGAAAGCCCGTGTCGCCTTGCACCGAATTCTTCGTCAGATGCGGGAGGCGGACGCGGCCTCCGACGAGCGCTGCCGCTGCCGCGAAGTAACTCGCGCTCGAGGCGTCAGGCTCGACGACGTAGCGCTGCGCGCGATACCACTGCCCGCCCGGCACCGTGATCTGATCTCCCGCCACCGTGCTCGTTGCACCCCACGTCTCCATCACACGCAACGTCATGTCGATGAACGGCCGCGCCGCTTCGCCGATCACCGTGAGCTTGATGCCATGCGGCCACAGCGGGGCCGGCATCAGCATCGCGGACACGAACTGCGACGACAGGCGCGCATCGATCGTGGTTTGGCCGCCTTCGAAGCGATGCCGTGATGCGTCCACGATTATCGGCGGACAATTGTTGTCGCGTTCGCTGTAGATACTCGCGCCGAGCCGTTCCATTGCGTCGAGCAGCGGGCCGATCGGCCGCTGGCGCATCCGCTGATTGCCGTCGATTCGGTAGCGGCCTTCACCAAGTGTGAGCATCGCGACCAGGAAGCGCATCACGGTGCCCGCGCCGCCGATGTCGAGTTCGGCGCCGCGCGTTGGGATCATGCCGCCCTGGCCGCCGACCGTGATCCGCCGCGCCGCTTCGTCAATTTCGACGATGAAGCCGAGCGCGCGCAGCGCCGCCGCCATGTAGCGGGTGTCGTCGCTCAAAAGCGCGCGCTCGATCACGCTGCGGCCCTGCGCGATCGACGCAATCAGCATCGCGCGGTTGGTGATGCTTTTCGAGCCGGGTATTTCGACGGTTGCCGCGATCGGCCTGTTCAGCGGTATGACTTCGAATCGATCCAACTAAGAGATGTCTCGTGGCGTTATTAGACGTGGAATCTTCAAAGGCAATGGATAGCAGGCGCTGATCGTCGATGCCAGCGAAGCGCCTCAATTGCCCTGCGGCACCGGCGGAAACGTCACTCTTCCCGCGATGATATCCTGCTCGGCGGACGTCGCGCGATCGACGGCGGCGTGCGGAATCTTTGGCACGAGCGCATCGTTGAAGACGACGCGCACGAGGCCGTCCTTCATCCCATACTCGATCATCGCGGGATGAAATTTATGGTCGCGCACCTCGGCCGCGATCTTCAAGAACGAAGCGGGAATGTCGGTGACGGCGCTCGCGAGGATTGTCCCAGGCATCACGGAGTTTTGATTGCGATTGGTGCCGAAAGCAAAAATCTGCGACTGTGCGGCAGCCTGGAACACGCCGAGGCCGGCCGCGTCAGCCTCGTGATAGAGCAG
The sequence above is a segment of the Candidatus Binataceae bacterium genome. Coding sequences within it:
- the aroA gene encoding 3-phosphoshikimate 1-carboxyvinyltransferase; protein product: MDRFEVIPLNRPIAATVEIPGSKSITNRAMLIASIAQGRSVIERALLSDDTRYMAAALRALGFIVEIDEAARRITVGGQGGMIPTRGAELDIGGAGTVMRFLVAMLTLGEGRYRIDGNQRMRQRPIGPLLDAMERLGASIYSERDNNCPPIIVDASRHRFEGGQTTIDARLSSQFVSAMLMPAPLWPHGIKLTVIGEAARPFIDMTLRVMETWGATSTVAGDQITVPGGQWYRAQRYVVEPDASSASYFAAAAALVGGRVRLPHLTKNSVQGDTGFLSVLEKMGANLTWLDNVVEIEGSGTLSGIDIDMNSMPDMVATLAAIAPFASSPTKIRGVGFIRHHESDRLHALVTELKRLGASVHGTEDGLEIEPSSLHGAEIETYEDHRIAMAFAVTGLKQPGITIKDPGCVAKTFPDFFEKLASLSR